The window GCCTTTTCCTGTGGTGATTCGTGCGTATCCAGCCATTTTTCCATGTTGAAGTCCATATCGGAGGATGCTCCGCTTTTGGCTGAAACGGTCGGATGGTTTCGGAGATCGTCAGGCGCTTCGACAGCCATCACTGGCAGGCCGTTGGCCTCTTCCTCTAAAAGGGCGGAGGTCTCCTGGGATAACTCCGTCAAAGCGGTCTTGCATTGCGAACAATGCGCAAGGTGCGATTCCGCATGAATCCGATCGGCGGGAGAAAGCGTGCCGTCCAGATAACATCCCAATTCTTCCAGGGGAAGGCAAATTCCGAAAGCCGTTGACGGGGTGGCTAGAAGCGGTATCAGCCCGAGCGCTTCCGTGACGTTTTTTTTGAACTGGTCCCGGCATTTTTTGCAAGCGGATAGATGATCGTCAAGGTCCGGCGAATCCGGCGCCATACCCTTGGCGTGCCGGACGGCATATTCCTCCAGCAGCCGGGGATCCGGACAATGCGAGCCGAAGTTTTCAACAGGCGAGATCATGGTTTCTCTCCTTGAGGGCCCGTCGCAGTTTTTCGCGTGCGCGGCGGAGTTTGGCCGAGACCGTATTGACATTCAAGGCCAACATCCCGGCAATTTGCACGTATTTCATGCCTTGCACATAGAATAAATCCAGGATCAAACGTTCTTGGCCGGAAAGTTTCTCCAATTCCCGATTCAGCCGTTCTTTTTGTTCCTTGTGTTCCAGCGCACAGTCCGGTGAACAGGGAAGGGCGTCCGTATTGGGGACGCATTCCCCGGCGGGATTCGTGCGGGATTGGAGCCATCCGTATCCGCGTGTTTCGAGTCGCCGGAGGTAATCCACGGTGTAATTGGCGGCAACGGCCACCAGCCACGCATGAATGCGGGATGGATGATGCAGTCGGCGCAACAGGCGACACTCGTTGGAAAAGATGCGTTCGAAGACTTCATTCACGATGTCTTCCGTTTCCGTGCGCCATTGTCGGTCCATGCCCATTGCGGTCAGCCGGCGAGCCACCGCGCGCCGGACCAATCCGCTGAATTCGACGTAGAACGACGCCTTGGCGCCGTCATCGCCGCGCAGGCATCCGGCCACCAGTTCGGATGTCGAGGCGGGCATGGACGTTAGGATCCTCTCATGACGCGGCCTTGGCGAGAAACGCGACAACCTGTTGCACCAGCGCGGCCTCTTCCCGGCCCAGCCCCGTTGCGAGCACATCCAATTGCCAGGGATACAGCGTGGTGGCGATGCGATACCCGATTGCCCATGCCGAAAGGGTGCAGAGAAACAGGCCAAGTAGCGCGCCGAAATAACGGCGCATGAATGCCAGAAAGGCGATTCGCCGCGCGCCGCGCGCCGCGCGCAGCATGCCGGTCTCGGTCTCCGGCGCCTCGGGCAGCGAAGCGTCGCTTACCGGAGGAACGGCATTTGCTTCCCGAGAACCATTTTCCTGCTCGATTTGCCTCAGGCGGCGGCGGCAGTTGGCCACGGCGGCACCGCTCGAAGGGAGGCGAATATGCGGATAGATGCAGCCGAAAAGGATCAACAGGAAGACAAAGGCCCACCAGACGGTGCGCAATCCTTCCAGATGCGCCAGGGACACGGCCGGTTGTCCCTGTAAAAATGCCAATAGCGCCAGCAAAAACAGCATCACGATCTGGCCGGCAGCCAAGGCGGTCACGCCCAAGCGGGAATGATCGAGCGTCCATGATCGGCGCCCGACACGCATCAATCCGTTCAAGCCGTATGCCACTGCATAGGCAAGAAAGAACACGCCGGCCGTCTGCCAGCACAAGTGCAATGGCAGGGCGTAGCGGCGCCGATTGGCTGCAATCCGGCGATCGCGTGTTTCCTCAAAGGCATTCAGTTGTTCGAGCGCATCGGCCAACCGGGCGCGCTTTTGTTCAAAGGCAGGATTGGCGGCGGCGCCTTGTTGGGCGTGAAGGGCAATCCGTTCGTCCAATGCCATCAAGGCGATGTGGATGCCGGCCGTGGCCTGCACGCTGCCCCCGCCCGCCTGTGCATGGCGTGCAAACGAACTCGACGCGGGGGATGGGTCTGGCATTACCGAACCCATGGCGATGCGCTCGCCGGCATGTTGCAACGTTTCGAGCCAGCTGTCCCAATACGGCGCCTGGCGTTGCAGGGAGGCTTGGCGGCCCTGTTTTACAGCCAGATCCGCGAAACGGTACAACGGCGCGCAGAATTCGTCCACGATTTGGCGGCGCAGTTTTTCGTACCGGTATCCGCGTTCGGGCATGGCGGAAGTCCACAACGGGCGTGGAACGACCAAGGGGGCATTGTTGTTGTTGGCCTTGGCCAACAGGGCCAGCGCATCGCCCAGAGCGGCCTCGGAATCCGGCTTTAGAAATGGCTGTGTCGCCGCCGACAGGTACAGGGGCCAAGTATTGTCCGAAAGCAACGCGGCGGCCCGCTGAAATTGCGCCTGCGCCTCGGCAAAACGGTCTGCCGCGAACAGGCGGCATCCAAAACGCAGGGCGGTGAAGGGATTGTTCGGGTCGGCCTTGCACGCCCGTTCGTAGGTGGGCAGGATTAGATCCGATTCCTCTCGCTCGGCCAGCGCGGCCAGGTATTTTGGGGTAGGGGTTTCGCGGATCGCCGCGTCGCGTTTGACCACTTGGCGGAGCATTGCCCGGGCCGATTCCGGTTCAAGCGTCAAGGCCGCGATATATTGGCTTTCGACGAGTTCGTAGCGCAGATAGCGTTCCGAAAACCAGAGCATGGCGGTAATGGCGACGGCCGCAAAGACGCACAAGCGGAACGAGTGGCGCGAACGACGGCCGCCCGCCAGATCGCCGCCGCTGCCAAATTCGGGGAAACCGCCCGATGGTGAAGGTCCGCAGGGGCGCGCGGCGGATGAAGGGAGATTCGGATTCAGTTGTCGTCTCCTGGGGCCTGTAGCCCGCAAGCCCGGCCGTTCAGGCTTTTTGCGCCATCAAGGCCCGGGCGATATTCTTGCCTTCCTCGACACCGGGTTGATCGAACGTGTTGACGTTGTACAGGCGGCCTGCCATGGCCGTTTCCACTTCAAGCATATACAGCAGTTGCGCGACGGTGTTGGCATTGATTCTGGGCAGGGTGACGTGAATGACGGGGCGCCGGCTGATTTTCAGGGCATCCATCGTTCCGAGGAGTTCCGCCGCCATGAGGCTGTTCATGCTGTGGCCGGACAAATACGCGAATTGCGGCACGGCCTTCAGCACATCCGGAAGATTCGGAATCCGGAGCGTGACATCGAATGCGGCGGCCTCGATG of the Candidatus Hydrogenedentota bacterium genome contains:
- a CDS encoding zf-HC2 domain-containing protein, with product MISPVENFGSHCPDPRLLEEYAVRHAKGMAPDSPDLDDHLSACKKCRDQFKKNVTEALGLIPLLATPSTAFGICLPLEELGCYLDGTLSPADRIHAESHLAHCSQCKTALTELSQETSALLEEEANGLPVMAVEAPDDLRNHPTVSAKSGASSDMDFNMEKWLDTHESPQEKAPAEMTESTLKDGLDRRIGRHKH
- a CDS encoding sigma-70 family RNA polymerase sigma factor, translated to MPASTSELVAGCLRGDDGAKASFYVEFSGLVRRAVARRLTAMGMDRQWRTETEDIVNEVFERIFSNECRLLRRLHHPSRIHAWLVAVAANYTVDYLRRLETRGYGWLQSRTNPAGECVPNTDALPCSPDCALEHKEQKERLNRELEKLSGQERLILDLFYVQGMKYVQIAGMLALNVNTVSAKLRRAREKLRRALKERNHDLAC